A region of the Leptospira noumeaensis genome:
TTGCTGAATACGTTCGTAAATACAATTTAGAGCCCAAGGCAATTGCTATGATTGGTGACAGGTTTAGCGATTGGGAAGCTGCCAAAGAAAATGGATGTCCTTTTGGATTTTGTACCTATGGCCATGGCCTTCCCGGCGAAATCCCGGATTTCCATTGGAAATTCGACGATTTACCTACTTTAAAAGAGTTTTTTTAAATTCGAAATTCTCTACTTCTCCGACATTGATAGTGTGGCGGTACTTCCCCAAATCCAAGAAGATAAATGGAAATCTTTACGCTATTTGCTTGGCGGGATTTTCCTTGTACTCGTTCTCATAGAAAAATCAATGGGGTTTGATCCCAAAACTTCGGGAAATATCTTTCCCAAACAGGGTTTTCGTAACATTGGAAAAACCCAAGAAAAAACAAAATTTGCAGAACCCTCAGATCCTTTTAACAACAAGCAATCTTGGGAAGATGACTTAAACTGGGAAGAAGAAGTCCTCACCCAAACCTTTCCAGAAACCGCTCCCAAACAAACGACTAAGTCAAAATTTGTGGATGATACCATTCCAGAAATCACTCTTCCAGAAGACAGGTTTCCTGGCGCCGGCAAACGCCTGCAAGCGGAGGCGGGTTATTTACCTGTATATTTTTTAAAATTTTATGGTACTGGTAAAAATAGCCAATCACAACTTGTGAAACTTTCTCGAGAATTTCCAGGTGGAGACCCCATTCCATTTTTATTCCAAGAACTTACAAAAGGTCCGAATGCAGAGGAAAAAGGAAAGGGTGTATTGTCAGCCCTATCCAAACGAGTTCGCATGGAACCTAACTACCGATTGGAAAATGGAATCCT
Encoded here:
- a CDS encoding GerMN domain-containing protein → MAVLPQIQEDKWKSLRYLLGGIFLVLVLIEKSMGFDPKTSGNIFPKQGFRNIGKTQEKTKFAEPSDPFNNKQSWEDDLNWEEEVLTQTFPETAPKQTTKSKFVDDTIPEITLPEDRFPGAGKRLQAEAGYLPVYFLKFYGTGKNSQSQLVKLSREFPGGDPIPFLFQELTKGPNAEEKGKGVLSALSKRVRMEPNYRLENGILHISVSEDINYGGSIEILKDRLDQISFTMVGNFGIKGVILYTNGERIRTLGSDGLTIPEVLAKSQRKVIIF